The following proteins come from a genomic window of Gynuella sunshinyii YC6258:
- a CDS encoding ABC transporter permease subunit has translation MLVFLFRRLMLVIPTFFGITLLTFSLIHMIPGDPITVMAGERGVTDARRAELEAQLGLDQPLPVQYLHYIKNVLQGDFGKSLVTREPVLSEFFTLFPATMELAFCASIIAILIGLPLGVIAAVRRGSVFDHSVMTVSLAGYSMPIFWWGLLLIILFSVTLGWTPVSGRIAATMWIDENTGFMLIDSLLSDEEGAFISALSHLILPSVVLATIPMAVIARMTRSSMLEVLGEDYIRTARAKGLSRWKVIAKHALRNALIPVITVIGLQVGILLSGAILTESIFAWPGVGRWLLESIHRRDYQVVQGGILIVAMIIIAINLLVDVMYGIVNPRIRHARG, from the coding sequence ATGTTAGTGTTTTTATTTCGTCGTCTGATGCTGGTCATTCCGACCTTCTTCGGCATAACCCTGCTCACATTTTCATTAATTCACATGATCCCCGGTGACCCGATTACCGTGATGGCCGGAGAGCGCGGGGTAACCGATGCCCGCAGAGCCGAGCTGGAAGCTCAACTGGGGCTGGATCAACCGTTGCCGGTTCAGTACCTGCACTATATCAAGAATGTATTGCAGGGTGACTTCGGCAAGTCTCTGGTCACCAGGGAGCCTGTTCTTAGTGAGTTCTTTACCCTTTTTCCCGCAACTATGGAGCTGGCATTCTGCGCCTCTATCATAGCGATTCTGATCGGTTTGCCCCTTGGCGTTATTGCTGCTGTGCGACGAGGATCGGTGTTTGATCACAGTGTCATGACGGTATCTCTGGCCGGATATTCGATGCCCATTTTCTGGTGGGGACTGTTACTGATTATCCTGTTCTCCGTCACTTTGGGCTGGACGCCGGTATCCGGGCGGATAGCTGCCACCATGTGGATAGATGAGAATACCGGCTTTATGCTCATAGACTCACTCCTGTCCGATGAGGAGGGCGCCTTTATCTCCGCGTTGTCGCACCTGATTCTGCCATCCGTTGTACTGGCAACCATTCCCATGGCAGTGATTGCCAGAATGACGCGCTCCTCCATGCTGGAAGTATTGGGAGAGGATTATATTCGTACTGCACGGGCCAAAGGCCTGAGTCGGTGGAAGGTGATTGCCAAACACGCGCTGCGCAATGCCTTGATTCCGGTCATTACTGTCATTGGCCTGCAAGTCGGTATTTTATTGTCAGGTGCCATTCTGACAGAGTCTATTTTTGCCTGGCCGGGTGTTGGTCGCTGGCTGCTCGAATCCATCCACCGCCGCGACTATCAGGTGGTACAGGGAGGCATTCTGATAGTTGCCATGATTATTATTGCAATAAACCTGTTGGTTGATGTGATGTATGGGATTGTCAATCCACGCATCCGTCATGCCCGTGGTTAA
- the dppC gene encoding dipeptide ABC transporter permease DppC, protein MTVQTNQSPPSPLMEFWLYFSSNRGALLGFVYILFILFLVLFANVISPHAAHEQFRDSLLLPPVWVEGGSWKFILGTDDIGRDILSRLIHGSRLSMLAGALVVTLSLCIGIILGLLAGYFRGIVDTFIMRVADIMLSIPSLLLAIAVVAILGPSLVNASIAIVIVSMPHYIRLTRASTISEMSKDYVISSRVAGAGALRMMFINILPNCLAPLIVQATLGFSNAILDMAALGFVGLGAQPPLPEWGSMLADARQFVQSAWWVVTFPGLMILSTVLAFNLMGDGLRDALDPKLKQ, encoded by the coding sequence ATGACTGTTCAAACCAATCAGAGCCCGCCATCCCCACTGATGGAGTTCTGGTTATATTTCAGTTCCAACCGCGGCGCACTGCTGGGTTTTGTGTATATCCTGTTTATTCTGTTTCTGGTGTTGTTTGCAAATGTGATCAGCCCCCACGCTGCTCATGAACAGTTTCGTGATTCACTGCTACTGCCGCCGGTTTGGGTCGAAGGTGGTAGCTGGAAGTTTATTCTGGGCACGGATGATATTGGACGTGACATCCTCTCACGCCTGATACATGGTTCCAGACTGTCCATGCTGGCGGGGGCCCTGGTAGTCACCCTGTCCTTGTGCATTGGTATTATCCTTGGCCTGCTGGCAGGATATTTCCGCGGTATCGTCGACACCTTCATCATGCGGGTAGCCGATATCATGCTATCGATTCCCAGTCTGTTGCTGGCTATCGCGGTAGTGGCAATACTGGGTCCAAGTCTGGTAAATGCCAGCATCGCCATTGTCATCGTCTCAATGCCCCATTACATCCGCCTGACCCGCGCGTCCACCATCAGCGAGATGAGCAAGGATTATGTGATTTCATCCCGGGTGGCCGGAGCCGGGGCTCTGCGGATGATGTTCATCAATATCCTGCCAAACTGTCTGGCTCCCTTGATTGTTCAGGCCACTCTTGGCTTTTCCAACGCCATTCTCGATATGGCCGCGCTCGGATTTGTCGGACTGGGTGCCCAGCCACCGTTGCCAGAGTGGGGGTCAATGCTGGCCGATGCACGCCAGTTCGTCCAGAGTGCCTGGTGGGTTGTAACCTTCCCGGGGCTGATGATCCTGAGTACGGTATTGGCATTTAATCTGATGGGTGACGGTCTGCGTGACGCCCTTGATCCCAAACTCAAGCAATGA
- the astE gene encoding succinylglutamate desuccinylase produces the protein MSSNLFLPNHDFLAHTLATDKCSFEVIEQGGMRVCFRATGVLEFSPNHSVEHALVLSAGVHGNETAPIEIINNLVTAILAGHIQLQCALLVILGHPQAMRQEQRYLETNLNRLFVEFRRRSTFEPSVELTRANLLCSLVDDFLMRHGQAEKLHLDLHTAIRGSRKERFAIFPYVENRTYLQQDIQLLLAMGIEATLLMHKAGSTFSSYSGLQHGARSYTLELGRVRPFGQNDLTAYQNVYDALAAWLCEPGCLVKPDRKMEFYSVRSEVIHTGEHFKLMVAADQENFSEYLPGELVWRDLQQEYRVRERPELIVFPNPHVEVGHRAALLVQKNN, from the coding sequence ATGAGCAGCAACCTGTTTTTACCCAATCATGATTTTCTGGCCCATACCCTGGCCACCGATAAGTGTTCTTTTGAGGTAATTGAGCAGGGTGGAATGCGAGTATGTTTTCGCGCAACCGGAGTGCTTGAGTTCAGTCCGAATCACTCTGTTGAGCATGCGTTGGTGCTTTCAGCGGGTGTTCATGGGAATGAAACCGCGCCGATTGAAATCATCAATAACCTGGTCACGGCAATATTGGCAGGGCACATTCAATTGCAGTGTGCATTGTTGGTCATTCTGGGACATCCTCAAGCTATGAGGCAGGAGCAGCGTTATCTCGAAACCAACCTGAACCGGTTGTTTGTCGAATTCCGCCGCCGCAGTACATTTGAACCTTCCGTTGAGCTAACTCGTGCCAATCTGTTGTGTAGCCTGGTGGATGATTTTTTGATGCGTCATGGTCAGGCAGAAAAGTTACATCTGGATTTGCATACGGCTATCAGGGGTTCCAGAAAAGAACGCTTTGCCATTTTTCCTTATGTGGAAAACAGGACGTACCTGCAACAAGATATCCAGCTGTTGCTGGCGATGGGTATCGAAGCTACGTTGTTGATGCATAAAGCGGGCTCCACATTTTCTTCTTACAGCGGGCTGCAGCATGGTGCCCGTAGTTATACTCTGGAACTTGGCAGAGTACGTCCGTTTGGTCAGAATGATCTGACGGCTTATCAAAATGTCTATGATGCGCTGGCGGCATGGTTGTGTGAGCCAGGCTGTCTTGTGAAGCCAGATCGAAAAATGGAGTTTTACTCTGTTCGGTCGGAGGTCATTCACACTGGTGAGCATTTTAAATTAATGGTCGCAGCGGACCAGGAGAATTTCTCTGAGTATTTACCTGGCGAGCTGGTATGGCGCGATCTTCAGCAGGAGTACCGGGTCCGGGAGCGGCCAGAGTTGATCGTGTTTCCAAACCCTCATGTAGAGGTAGGACATCGGGCCGCCTTGCTGGTACAAAAAAATAATTAG
- a CDS encoding EVE domain-containing protein gives MNYWLMKSEPDVFSIDDLANCSNKTDHWDGIRNYMARNFMRDSMQVGDEVLFYHSNAKPPHVAGRAKITSTAYADHTAFDPNSKYYDPKSDPNSPRWVMVDVTFVRKFKNSVPLPDIKANPKLSKMMLLTHGRLSISKVTEDEWIEIHQMAGEKI, from the coding sequence ATGAATTACTGGCTCATGAAGAGTGAACCTGACGTATTCAGCATCGATGATCTGGCTAACTGCTCCAACAAAACCGATCATTGGGACGGTATCCGCAACTATATGGCCCGCAATTTTATGCGCGACAGTATGCAGGTAGGAGACGAAGTTCTGTTTTATCATTCCAATGCCAAACCTCCACACGTTGCCGGTCGGGCAAAAATCACCAGTACCGCTTATGCGGACCATACTGCGTTTGATCCAAACTCAAAATATTACGACCCGAAATCCGACCCAAATAGCCCCCGCTGGGTAATGGTCGATGTTACCTTTGTCCGTAAATTTAAAAACAGCGTGCCTTTACCCGATATCAAGGCCAATCCAAAACTGAGCAAAATGATGCTGTTGACCCACGGTCGCCTGTCCATCTCCAAAGTCACAGAGGATGAATGGATTGAGATCCACCAAATGGCAGGCGAAAAGATCTAA
- a CDS encoding transporter substrate-binding domain-containing protein: MKKILLTLSALLAMASYSHAEETIRIAVDVPYEPFEYKAPDGSLTGFEIELGNAVCAEMKVKCEWVIQAWDGIIPGLLAYKYDAILSSMSITPERAQKVAFTNAYYNTPTGWFAKKGSHFDPNDKVAVKGKKIGAQRGTTQDEFATDNLKDADVVRYGTADELVIDLYNGRLDAVILDYPVGETTVLGGDKGSEYELIGKPFQLGEGVAVALRPSDKELVEKFNKALDVVKNNGVYDEIRKKYFSYDIKI; this comes from the coding sequence ATGAAGAAAATCCTGTTAACACTGTCCGCTTTGCTGGCAATGGCCAGTTACAGTCATGCTGAGGAGACAATCCGTATTGCAGTGGATGTTCCTTATGAACCTTTTGAATATAAGGCACCCGATGGCAGCCTGACAGGTTTTGAGATTGAACTGGGCAATGCTGTTTGTGCTGAGATGAAAGTGAAATGTGAATGGGTAATTCAGGCATGGGATGGCATTATCCCGGGTCTGCTGGCCTATAAATATGATGCGATCCTGTCCTCCATGTCGATTACGCCTGAACGGGCTCAGAAAGTCGCGTTTACCAATGCTTACTACAATACTCCGACCGGTTGGTTTGCCAAGAAAGGCAGTCATTTTGACCCTAACGATAAGGTTGCGGTCAAAGGCAAGAAAATCGGTGCCCAGCGCGGAACCACTCAGGACGAATTTGCTACCGACAACCTGAAAGATGCCGATGTCGTACGTTATGGAACTGCTGATGAACTGGTGATCGATCTTTACAACGGGCGTCTGGATGCCGTCATTCTGGATTATCCTGTGGGTGAAACCACGGTTCTGGGTGGTGATAAAGGATCTGAATATGAACTGATCGGCAAGCCTTTCCAGTTGGGTGAAGGTGTTGCCGTGGCATTGCGTCCTTCTGATAAGGAACTGGTAGAGAAGTTCAACAAGGCACTGGATGTTGTCAAAAACAACGGTGTTTATGATGAAATCCGGAAAAAATATTTCTCCTACGATATCAAAATTTAA
- a CDS encoding ABC transporter ATP-binding protein, with protein sequence MGPDTPQLLATNIHKTFGSHEVLKGLSLEAHKGDVISLIGSSGSGKSTFLRCINLLEIPTIGELTVHGEEIHFREIRGERVPVNSRQVQRIRARLAMVFQSFNLWSHMTILENVIEAPVHVLGKNKKEAIEQAEALLDRVGLHERKHYYPAHMSGGQQQRAAIARALAMDPEVMLFDEPTSALDPELVGEVLKVMRSLAEEGRTMIVVTHEMDFARDVSNHVMFLHQGKIEEQGAPAKVFDHPDSERMRQFLAPKY encoded by the coding sequence ATGGGTCCAGATACCCCACAGTTATTGGCAACCAATATTCATAAAACCTTTGGTAGCCATGAAGTTTTAAAGGGGTTATCCCTGGAAGCCCATAAAGGGGATGTCATTTCATTGATCGGCTCCTCCGGTTCAGGCAAAAGCACCTTTCTGCGTTGTATAAATTTACTTGAGATTCCCACGATAGGTGAACTGACGGTTCATGGCGAAGAGATCCATTTTCGCGAGATCCGGGGTGAGAGAGTGCCGGTTAACAGTCGTCAGGTACAGAGGATCAGGGCAAGGCTGGCGATGGTGTTTCAGAGCTTTAACCTTTGGTCTCACATGACTATCCTGGAGAATGTTATTGAAGCACCGGTCCATGTTCTGGGTAAAAATAAGAAAGAAGCTATAGAGCAGGCAGAAGCATTACTGGATCGGGTTGGACTGCATGAACGTAAACACTATTATCCCGCGCATATGTCGGGTGGTCAGCAACAACGTGCTGCAATAGCCCGTGCGTTGGCAATGGATCCGGAGGTGATGTTGTTCGATGAACCTACCTCGGCACTCGATCCGGAGCTGGTGGGAGAAGTGCTTAAGGTGATGCGCAGTCTGGCTGAAGAGGGAAGAACGATGATTGTTGTTACCCACGAAATGGATTTCGCCAGAGACGTTTCCAATCATGTGATGTTTCTGCATCAGGGAAAAATCGAAGAACAAGGCGCTCCTGCCAAAGTGTTTGATCATCCTGATTCAGAGAGAATGAGACAGTTTCTGGCCCCCAAATATTGA
- a CDS encoding peptide ABC transporter ATP-binding protein, whose protein sequence is MTTVMRAEALKKHYEVDQGFMKPKAVVKALDGVSFDLQAGKTLAVVGESGCGKSTLAKLLTSIETPTAGALEFDGKNLLESVDKTAAKERRQKIQIIFQNPYGSLNPRKKIGYILEEPLIINTDMSKADRRTRALDMLQKVGLRPEHYNRYPHMFSGGQRQRIAIARGLMMNPQIVIADEPVSALDVSVQAQVLNLMMDLQQELNLAYVFISHDLSIVEHIADTVMVMYLGKVVEYGSKQDIFANPRHPYTRALLSSTPRIKKEHRIERIRLSGELPSPLNPPSGCSFHGRCQYANETCKTKVPELIMHDQSQIACHAVEEGRI, encoded by the coding sequence ATGACCACCGTAATGCGTGCCGAGGCACTCAAAAAACACTATGAGGTTGATCAGGGTTTTATGAAGCCCAAAGCTGTCGTCAAAGCGCTGGATGGTGTCAGTTTTGACCTCCAGGCAGGAAAGACACTTGCGGTCGTTGGCGAATCCGGCTGCGGTAAATCAACCCTGGCAAAATTGCTGACCTCAATCGAAACTCCCACTGCCGGGGCTCTGGAATTCGATGGCAAAAACCTGCTGGAAAGTGTCGACAAAACTGCGGCCAAAGAACGTCGTCAGAAAATTCAGATCATCTTTCAAAACCCCTATGGCTCGCTCAATCCCCGGAAAAAGATCGGCTATATTCTGGAAGAGCCCTTGATCATCAATACCGACATGAGCAAGGCGGACCGGAGAACACGAGCACTGGATATGCTGCAAAAAGTGGGGCTGCGACCGGAACATTACAATCGCTATCCACATATGTTTTCCGGCGGTCAGCGCCAGCGTATTGCGATAGCCCGTGGTCTCATGATGAATCCGCAGATTGTGATCGCCGATGAACCGGTTTCGGCATTGGATGTGTCGGTTCAGGCTCAGGTGTTAAATCTGATGATGGATCTGCAACAGGAGTTGAATCTGGCCTATGTGTTTATCAGTCATGACCTGTCCATCGTTGAACACATTGCTGATACGGTTATGGTGATGTATCTGGGCAAGGTAGTGGAGTATGGCAGTAAGCAGGACATTTTCGCCAACCCGAGACATCCCTATACCCGGGCACTGCTGTCCTCAACGCCAAGGATCAAAAAAGAGCACCGTATCGAACGGATTCGTCTGAGCGGAGAATTGCCGTCACCATTGAATCCGCCATCGGGATGCAGCTTTCATGGCCGCTGTCAGTATGCTAATGAAACCTGTAAGACCAAAGTGCCTGAGCTGATCATGCATGATCAGAGTCAAATCGCTTGTCATGCCGTAGAGGAAGGACGGATTTAA
- a CDS encoding ABC transporter substrate-binding protein produces MNKALTLIAGFVLASSVTINASAAKTLVYCSEGSPEGFNPAFYTAGTTFDATSKNIFNKLVEFERGNTKIIPGLAESWTISDDGTTYTFKLRKGVKFHSNKKFKPHRDFNADDVLFSFNRQRLKDHPYHTVSGGSYEYWNGMSMTETIKDIKKIDDYTVSISLNQPSAPFMANLAMDFASIMSAEYADEMMKAGTPEVIDNQPIGTGPFEFVDYRKDSQIRYKAFSKYWGGKAPIDRLVFSITPDASVRYAKMQANECQVMPFPNPADLEKMRTDKNINLMSQEGLNIGFLAFNVEKKPFDDRKVRQALNYAINKQAILDAVFQGAGTVAKNPIPPTIWSYNKDTVDYDYNPEKAKQLLAEAGYSKGFSTNIWAMPVQRPYNPNARRMAELIQADWAAIGVKAEIVSYEWGEYLARTKEGEHDTALLGWTGDNGDPDNFLYVLLSCDAVGGSNRARFCNEDFDKLLKAAQVTSDIAERTKLYEQAQLMFKKEAPWVTIAHSVVYEPVRPEVVDYKIDPLGGHIFYGVDLK; encoded by the coding sequence ATGAATAAAGCTCTGACCCTGATTGCAGGTTTTGTGCTTGCATCGTCAGTCACCATCAATGCATCTGCTGCAAAAACGCTGGTTTATTGCTCAGAAGGCAGTCCTGAGGGATTTAACCCGGCCTTCTACACGGCAGGCACCACTTTTGATGCCACGTCAAAAAATATCTTTAACAAACTGGTCGAGTTTGAGCGTGGCAATACCAAAATTATTCCAGGACTGGCTGAAAGCTGGACCATTTCTGATGACGGCACAACCTACACCTTCAAGCTGAGAAAAGGGGTTAAATTCCATTCCAACAAAAAGTTCAAGCCTCATCGTGATTTCAATGCCGATGATGTGCTGTTCAGCTTTAACCGTCAGCGTCTGAAAGATCACCCCTATCACACTGTGTCTGGTGGCAGTTATGAATACTGGAATGGTATGTCGATGACAGAAACTATCAAAGACATCAAAAAGATCGATGATTACACTGTAAGCATCTCCCTGAATCAGCCCAGCGCCCCGTTCATGGCCAACCTCGCCATGGATTTCGCATCCATCATGTCCGCCGAATACGCCGATGAAATGATGAAGGCCGGCACACCGGAAGTTATTGATAATCAACCCATCGGCACCGGTCCGTTTGAATTTGTCGACTACCGCAAGGACAGTCAGATCCGCTATAAAGCGTTCAGCAAATACTGGGGAGGAAAAGCACCGATCGATCGTCTGGTCTTCTCAATCACGCCTGACGCCTCTGTTCGTTATGCCAAAATGCAAGCCAACGAATGCCAGGTGATGCCATTCCCGAACCCGGCAGATCTGGAAAAAATGCGTACTGACAAGAATATCAATCTGATGTCTCAGGAAGGTTTAAACATCGGTTTCCTTGCGTTCAATGTTGAGAAAAAACCCTTTGATGACCGTAAAGTCCGTCAGGCTCTGAACTACGCCATCAACAAGCAGGCAATTCTGGATGCGGTTTTCCAAGGTGCCGGCACCGTTGCGAAAAACCCGATTCCACCGACCATCTGGTCCTACAACAAAGATACTGTGGACTATGATTACAACCCTGAAAAAGCCAAGCAACTACTGGCAGAAGCAGGCTATTCAAAAGGTTTCTCTACTAACATCTGGGCAATGCCGGTACAGCGTCCTTACAATCCAAATGCCCGCCGTATGGCAGAGCTGATTCAGGCCGACTGGGCGGCTATCGGCGTTAAAGCCGAAATCGTCAGCTATGAATGGGGTGAGTATCTGGCCCGCACTAAAGAAGGTGAGCATGACACTGCACTGCTCGGCTGGACTGGTGACAATGGTGATCCGGATAACTTCCTGTATGTACTGTTAAGCTGTGATGCGGTCGGTGGCAGTAACCGCGCCCGGTTCTGCAATGAAGATTTCGACAAGCTGCTGAAAGCTGCACAGGTAACCTCTGATATTGCAGAAAGAACCAAGCTCTATGAACAGGCTCAATTAATGTTCAAAAAAGAGGCTCCATGGGTAACCATTGCACACTCAGTGGTATATGAGCCGGTTCGTCCGGAAGTGGTTGATTACAAAATTGACCCTCTTGGCGGGCATATTTTCTATGGTGTAGACCTGAAATAA
- a CDS encoding ABC transporter permease translates to MFDFHGYGLSIFKGAFLTMEVAVLSMMMAVLLGLVGALAKLSNKRSLRIIATVYTTVIRGVPDLVLMLLIFFGAQIIVNKVVIWYNVQFGTRHFIDIDAFLTGVLTIGFIFGAYMAETFRGAYMSVSKGQIEAAVAYGMSRWRIFIRILFPQMMRFALPGLGNNWMVLLKTTALVSVIGLSDMVRLAKEASGAVHEPFKFFIPVVIVYLAITFISEILLSYLKRKFSVGFVKG, encoded by the coding sequence ATGTTTGATTTTCACGGTTACGGACTATCCATTTTCAAGGGAGCCTTCCTGACGATGGAGGTTGCTGTTCTGTCCATGATGATGGCGGTATTGCTCGGTTTGGTCGGTGCACTGGCCAAATTGAGCAATAAACGCTCGTTAAGGATTATTGCCACGGTATATACCACGGTTATTCGTGGCGTTCCTGATCTGGTTCTGATGCTGCTGATTTTTTTTGGAGCTCAGATCATCGTTAACAAGGTTGTTATCTGGTACAACGTCCAATTTGGTACCCGGCACTTTATTGATATTGATGCATTTTTGACCGGCGTACTGACGATCGGTTTTATCTTTGGTGCCTATATGGCAGAAACTTTCCGTGGCGCATATATGTCTGTTTCAAAAGGGCAGATAGAAGCTGCTGTAGCCTATGGAATGAGTAGATGGCGGATATTTATTCGTATCCTGTTCCCACAAATGATGCGTTTTGCCTTGCCTGGTCTGGGTAATAACTGGATGGTATTGCTAAAGACCACTGCGCTGGTATCTGTGATTGGCCTTTCGGATATGGTGCGTCTGGCCAAAGAAGCATCGGGTGCAGTTCATGAGCCCTTCAAGTTTTTTATCCCTGTTGTGATTGTCTATCTTGCGATTACTTTTATATCAGAAATATTGTTGAGTTACTTAAAGCGCAAATTCAGTGTTGGATTTGTGAAAGGGTAA
- a CDS encoding ABC transporter permease — MFDSLLQLLEQNQIFTPETLLTYWGGFVTTVQLVFLSLIIGLFLSVPFAVLRSLKNPLIAWPIWFYCYVFRGTPLLVQLYIIYYGIPYIEGIQDTFWWSIFREPFYPALIAFVLNTTAYTTEIIYGSIVATDHGELEAAQAYGMGWWTRMRRIILPAAFRRALPAYSNEVIFMLHASAIASVVTIVDLTGAAQNVYSKYYAPFEAFIFVACIYLCITFSIVFVFKKIEHRLLAYMRPLNT, encoded by the coding sequence ATGTTTGACAGTCTTTTACAGTTATTGGAACAAAATCAGATTTTTACCCCCGAAACACTACTGACATACTGGGGCGGATTTGTCACTACCGTACAATTGGTATTTTTATCATTAATAATCGGATTGTTTCTGTCGGTGCCTTTTGCGGTGTTGCGTTCATTGAAAAATCCGCTCATTGCCTGGCCGATCTGGTTTTATTGTTATGTGTTTCGTGGCACACCTTTGCTGGTTCAGCTGTACATTATTTATTATGGAATTCCATATATTGAAGGTATTCAGGATACTTTTTGGTGGAGCATCTTCAGAGAACCGTTTTATCCTGCATTGATTGCGTTTGTGTTGAATACCACTGCCTATACGACTGAAATTATTTATGGTTCCATCGTTGCGACTGATCATGGTGAGCTTGAAGCTGCTCAGGCTTATGGTATGGGGTGGTGGACAAGAATGCGCCGTATCATTCTTCCGGCGGCATTCCGGCGGGCACTACCGGCTTATTCCAATGAGGTGATTTTCATGTTGCATGCCAGCGCTATTGCCAGTGTGGTTACGATTGTCGATTTAACCGGTGCGGCGCAAAATGTTTACTCCAAATACTATGCTCCCTTTGAAGCATTTATTTTCGTCGCCTGTATCTATCTTTGCATCACGTTCTCAATTGTGTTCGTTTTCAAAAAAATTGAACATAGACTATTAGCCTACATGCGTCCTCTGAACACATGA
- a CDS encoding 5-formyltetrahydrofolate cyclo-ligase, with translation MNSKDQLRKHIRSLRRQLTPYQQQLASESLVNQLRVNDVYQQSESIALYLANDGEISVQPLAQYAWQQGKKLYLPVLNAETGVSLIFKRWLPDSEFEPNRFKIPEPVTDETIEARALDLVCLPLVAFDNQGGRLGMGGGFYDRTFSFTLAESCATPILWGMAHECQEVEAVPKEDWDIPLSSIITDQRWYEVKN, from the coding sequence ATGAATTCAAAAGATCAACTACGTAAACACATTCGATCTCTCAGGCGGCAACTTACCCCTTATCAGCAGCAACTCGCCAGCGAAAGTTTGGTAAATCAACTGCGCGTCAACGACGTTTATCAGCAGAGCGAATCTATTGCCCTCTATCTTGCCAATGATGGAGAAATTTCAGTGCAACCTCTGGCCCAATATGCCTGGCAGCAGGGCAAAAAACTCTATCTGCCGGTATTGAATGCAGAAACAGGAGTGTCACTGATATTCAAGCGCTGGCTGCCCGACAGTGAGTTTGAACCAAATCGGTTTAAGATTCCGGAGCCGGTTACCGACGAGACCATTGAGGCCCGAGCACTGGACCTGGTATGCCTTCCGCTGGTAGCGTTTGATAATCAGGGTGGGCGATTGGGAATGGGAGGAGGCTTTTATGACCGGACCTTCTCATTTACCTTAGCGGAATCATGCGCAACACCTATATTGTGGGGGATGGCTCATGAATGCCAGGAAGTAGAGGCGGTACCGAAAGAAGACTGGGATATTCCATTGAGCAGTATTATTACCGATCAACGCTGGTATGAAGTGAAAAACTAA
- the dppD gene encoding dipeptide ABC transporter ATP-binding protein, translating into MSLLTVRDLAVEFGSHETPFRAVDHISFNIEAGEVLGIVGESGSGKSVSSLATMGLIDFPGRVSATELKFAGIDLLTISEKQRRKITGDEIAMIFQEPMSSLNPCFTVGDQITETLKIHQGGSRKERREKAISLLRQVGIPAPESRMKAYPHQLSGGMSQRVMIAMAIACDPKLLIADEPTTALDVTIQAQIIDLLLELQREKNMGLILITHDLALVAEAADRVAVMYAGQIVELATAEQIFRNPRHPYTQALLDSLPESSLGEKRLRALPGVVPGAHDRPQGCLLNPRCRHATDQCRQQEPAMTGSDDHQVKCFYPGGSAV; encoded by the coding sequence GTGAGTCTACTAACAGTCAGGGATCTGGCCGTCGAATTCGGATCCCACGAGACACCGTTTCGGGCGGTGGATCATATCAGTTTTAATATTGAAGCCGGTGAGGTACTCGGCATTGTCGGTGAGTCCGGCAGTGGTAAAAGTGTCAGTTCTCTGGCCACTATGGGGTTAATCGATTTTCCCGGCCGGGTTTCCGCCACCGAACTGAAATTTGCCGGTATCGATCTGCTGACCATCAGCGAAAAACAACGCAGAAAAATTACCGGCGATGAAATAGCTATGATTTTTCAGGAGCCGATGTCCAGCCTCAACCCCTGTTTCACGGTTGGTGATCAAATCACTGAGACGTTGAAAATTCATCAGGGTGGTTCCCGCAAAGAACGACGGGAAAAAGCCATCAGCCTGCTGCGTCAGGTCGGCATACCGGCACCGGAAAGCCGAATGAAGGCTTATCCGCACCAGTTATCCGGTGGTATGAGCCAGCGGGTTATGATTGCCATGGCAATTGCCTGTGATCCAAAACTGTTGATTGCGGATGAGCCGACCACCGCTCTGGATGTCACCATTCAGGCACAGATTATTGATCTATTGCTGGAGCTGCAGCGGGAAAAGAACATGGGGCTGATTCTGATCACTCATGATCTGGCGCTGGTCGCTGAAGCCGCAGATCGCGTCGCCGTCATGTATGCCGGACAAATCGTCGAACTGGCGACAGCGGAACAGATCTTCAGAAATCCACGTCACCCCTACACCCAGGCACTGCTTGATTCGTTACCAGAGTCATCGCTGGGCGAGAAGCGTTTACGGGCGCTGCCGGGCGTAGTACCGGGTGCTCATGACCGTCCTCAGGGGTGCCTGTTAAATCCACGCTGTCGTCATGCCACCGATCAATGCCGGCAGCAGGAGCCGGCCATGACCGGTTCTGATGACCATCAAGTGAAATGTTTTTATCCGGGAGGGTCTGCTGTATGA